A window of the Diabrotica undecimpunctata isolate CICGRU chromosome 1, icDiaUnde3, whole genome shotgun sequence genome harbors these coding sequences:
- the LOC140431461 gene encoding RING finger protein 141-like yields MGSTSSHFQDTFSEIFTEDSINTLLSDEINKLTYDDFLNLVGELNLLSKKCLDANGNQLVFAVKKDTDSSIFWKATVQIACVKIDPECQKVITFRLLSLNEFIKVFKTLKCQTMAVEQCGSNNDKDDVEDDMSISGILDRVSESSTDSQSICCICFERKQEILLPCAHSYCLPCIEEWNECHDTCPICRERLDSTDDTWVLSDVPKAEEISKEIRENLLDLANKDRASACTPF; encoded by the exons ATGGGATCCACTAGCTCTCATTTTCAAGACACATTTTCTGAAATATTTACTGAAGATTCCATAAACACACTTCTATCAgatgaaataaacaaattaaccTATGATGATTTCCTTAATTTAGTTGGAGAATTAAATTTATT ATCCAAAAAATGTCTAGATGCAAATGGAAATCAGTTGGTATTTGCTGTGAAAAAAGATACAGATTCCTCAATATTTTGGAAAGCTACAGTGCAAATCGCATGTGTTAAAATAGATCCAGAATGCCAGAAAGTCATTACATTTAGACTTCTATCACTCAatgaatttattaaagtatttaaaacattaaagTGCCAAACAATGGCTGTAGAGCAATGTGGAAG CAATAATGATAAAGATGATGTAGAAGATGATATGTCAATATCTGGAATATTAGATAGGGTATCTGAATCAAGTACAGATAGCCAATCCATATGTTGTATTTGTTttgaaaggaaacaggaaatatTATTACCTTGTGCTCACAGTTATTGCTTACCTTGTATAGAAGAATG GAATGAATGTCATGACACTTGTCCCATTTGCAGGGAAAGGTTAGACAGTACAGATGATACTTGGGTTCTATCAGATGTACCGAAGGCAGAAGAAATAAGTAAAGAAATACGTGAAAACCTTTTAGATTTGGCCAATAAAGACAGAGCATCAGCTTGCACTCCGTTTTaa